In a single window of the Gossypium hirsutum isolate 1008001.06 chromosome A13, Gossypium_hirsutum_v2.1, whole genome shotgun sequence genome:
- the LOC107893514 gene encoding E3 ubiquitin-protein ligase At4g11680 isoform X1 codes for MNTRYSFQPDSLCTSSTAVPFSSNPHGVEERVVVGMRNRPPRAPPSSILIRTAMRISRARWFNLLRRVFHYQNGSRSDLGSNPFNSSTWMMLEFLALVIQISIIAFTLAISNEERPIWPMRIWIVGYDIGCVLSLLLLYGNYHLQITQGNRFGLSDIEQQRTSEESRSSHLMNKCRTSLELFFAIWFVMGNVWVFDSRFRSFHRAPNLHVLCISLLAWNALSYSFPFLLFLLLCCCVPLISSLLGYNMNMGSIERGASDDQISRLPSWRYKEINTNLDLDHDLTCDTSQANEDPECCICLANYKDKEEVRQLPCSHIFHLRCVDQWLRIISCCPLCKQELDR; via the exons ATGAATACCAGATACTCTTTTCAACCAGATTCATTGTGTACTTCAAGCACTGCAGTTCCATTTTCATCAAATCCTCATGGAGTGGAAGAAAGAGTTGTTGTTGGTATGCGGAATAGGCCTCCTCGTGCCCCGCCTTCTTCGATTTTGATAAGAACGGCGATGAGGATATCTAGAGCAAGGTGGTTTAACCTTTTAAGAAGAGTTTTTCATTACCAAAATGGATCAAGGTCTGATCTTGGGTCCAACCCTTTCAATTCTAGCACTTGGATGATGCTGGAGTTCTTAGCTTTGGTCATTCAAATAAGCATCATAGCATTCACTTTGGCAATTTCAAATGAGGAAAGGCCAATTTGGCCTATGAGAATATGGATAGTTGGCTATGATATTGGTTGTGTCCTTAGCTTGTTACTTCTTTATGGGAATTATCATCTTCAAATAACTCAAGGAAATCGTTTTGGCCTTTCCGATATCGAACAACAGAGAACCAGTGAAGAATCAAG GAGCTCACATTTGATGAACAAATGCCGGACTTCACTAGAGCTGTTCTTTGCAATATGGTTTGTAATGGGAAACGTTTGGGTGTTTGATTCTCGATTTCGATCCTTCCATCGAGCTCCGAATCTCCACGTACTTTGTATCTCATTGCTAGCTTGGAATGCTCTGAGCTACTCTTTCCCATTTCTGTTATTCCTACTTCTGTGCTGTTGTGTGCCACTTATTAGCAGCCTCCTAGGTTACAACATGAACATGGGTTCCATTGAAAGAGGAGCATCTGATGATCAGATCTCCAGGCTGCCTAGTTGGAGATACAAAGAAATCAACACCAACTTAGACCTCGATCATGATTTGACCTGCGACACAAGCCAGGCAAATGAAGATCCA GAATGCTGCATTTGCCTAGCCAATTATAAGGACAAAGAAGAGGTGCGGCAGTTGCCTTGTTCCCACATATTTCACCTTAGGTGTGTGGATCAATGGCTCCGAATCATATCTTGCTGTCCTCTTTGCAAACAAGAACTGGACAGATAG
- the LOC107893514 gene encoding E3 ubiquitin-protein ligase At4g11680 isoform X2 → MRNRPPRAPPSSILIRTAMRISRARWFNLLRRVFHYQNGSRSDLGSNPFNSSTWMMLEFLALVIQISIIAFTLAISNEERPIWPMRIWIVGYDIGCVLSLLLLYGNYHLQITQGNRFGLSDIEQQRTSEESRSSHLMNKCRTSLELFFAIWFVMGNVWVFDSRFRSFHRAPNLHVLCISLLAWNALSYSFPFLLFLLLCCCVPLISSLLGYNMNMGSIERGASDDQISRLPSWRYKEINTNLDLDHDLTCDTSQANEDPECCICLANYKDKEEVRQLPCSHIFHLRCVDQWLRIISCCPLCKQELDR, encoded by the exons ATGCGGAATAGGCCTCCTCGTGCCCCGCCTTCTTCGATTTTGATAAGAACGGCGATGAGGATATCTAGAGCAAGGTGGTTTAACCTTTTAAGAAGAGTTTTTCATTACCAAAATGGATCAAGGTCTGATCTTGGGTCCAACCCTTTCAATTCTAGCACTTGGATGATGCTGGAGTTCTTAGCTTTGGTCATTCAAATAAGCATCATAGCATTCACTTTGGCAATTTCAAATGAGGAAAGGCCAATTTGGCCTATGAGAATATGGATAGTTGGCTATGATATTGGTTGTGTCCTTAGCTTGTTACTTCTTTATGGGAATTATCATCTTCAAATAACTCAAGGAAATCGTTTTGGCCTTTCCGATATCGAACAACAGAGAACCAGTGAAGAATCAAG GAGCTCACATTTGATGAACAAATGCCGGACTTCACTAGAGCTGTTCTTTGCAATATGGTTTGTAATGGGAAACGTTTGGGTGTTTGATTCTCGATTTCGATCCTTCCATCGAGCTCCGAATCTCCACGTACTTTGTATCTCATTGCTAGCTTGGAATGCTCTGAGCTACTCTTTCCCATTTCTGTTATTCCTACTTCTGTGCTGTTGTGTGCCACTTATTAGCAGCCTCCTAGGTTACAACATGAACATGGGTTCCATTGAAAGAGGAGCATCTGATGATCAGATCTCCAGGCTGCCTAGTTGGAGATACAAAGAAATCAACACCAACTTAGACCTCGATCATGATTTGACCTGCGACACAAGCCAGGCAAATGAAGATCCA GAATGCTGCATTTGCCTAGCCAATTATAAGGACAAAGAAGAGGTGCGGCAGTTGCCTTGTTCCCACATATTTCACCTTAGGTGTGTGGATCAATGGCTCCGAATCATATCTTGCTGTCCTCTTTGCAAACAAGAACTGGACAGATAG